Proteins encoded in a region of the Marinobacter arenosus genome:
- a CDS encoding tetratricopeptide repeat protein, with product MPPELQTGLAKYALATDRIYPVLGFVDSLEGDSAAFLRARLLLESGRTEAGLAALRQVAKEHHHRGEAALLLGRSLLAQEQFLEAENWLEKAVRFGFGETRQQASYELAEIARKAGRADRAGQILAGMEEGYWAAVGYLNLSSDYAREDLNPTRALVALRVALAMAEKDSVGDRSRHLKSRLLVRAGYLAFQNDEYEKAIGFLEKIPLESYSTPQALYLHGLALAAKGNHRASMQSWHRAKKYPLAFPGVADAWIGMGRGFDLSGYLGQAGEAYLAANAAYESERVTLRKLADRIRQQGAYKALVEDARDSDLEWFLADSRTLTQPRMAYLLEFVENPEAQQSVRRVADLKDLSRTLERQRSDLTIFVQALEDQIATLEAEGGRAAANLNSQQESLRSALKRLEGANLSAEQKQRVRSMAETLSASGSSLEAFAARIKTRPSALREQLRQARGLKAKTGEFQERVARLIRRSEELLDERALDFVEEQDRRMAFSLDKTEQQIAHLYEYLALENLQEGKR from the coding sequence GTGCCGCCCGAGCTTCAGACGGGGTTGGCGAAGTATGCGTTGGCAACCGACCGGATTTATCCGGTTCTCGGGTTCGTCGACAGTCTGGAGGGCGATTCCGCCGCCTTTCTCAGGGCCCGCTTGCTGCTGGAAAGTGGTCGCACGGAGGCGGGTTTGGCAGCACTCCGGCAGGTTGCGAAAGAGCACCATCACCGTGGGGAGGCAGCATTGCTTCTGGGCCGGAGTCTGTTAGCACAGGAGCAGTTCCTGGAGGCAGAGAACTGGCTCGAAAAGGCGGTTCGTTTCGGGTTTGGCGAGACGCGGCAACAGGCGTCCTACGAACTGGCGGAGATCGCGAGAAAGGCCGGGCGAGCGGACAGGGCAGGTCAGATCCTGGCAGGAATGGAGGAAGGCTACTGGGCGGCGGTGGGGTACCTGAACCTTTCTTCCGATTATGCCAGGGAGGATCTGAACCCGACCCGTGCACTGGTAGCGCTCAGGGTGGCATTGGCCATGGCCGAGAAAGACAGTGTGGGCGATCGCAGTCGTCATCTGAAAAGCCGTCTGTTGGTTCGCGCGGGCTATCTGGCGTTTCAGAACGACGAGTACGAGAAAGCCATCGGTTTCCTTGAAAAGATACCGCTGGAAAGTTACAGCACTCCACAGGCGCTCTACCTTCATGGGTTGGCCCTGGCTGCCAAGGGAAACCATCGCGCCTCCATGCAAAGCTGGCATCGAGCGAAGAAATACCCGCTTGCCTTCCCGGGCGTGGCCGATGCGTGGATCGGCATGGGCCGCGGTTTCGACCTGTCCGGCTACCTAGGGCAGGCCGGTGAGGCCTACCTGGCGGCCAATGCCGCCTATGAGAGCGAGCGCGTCACACTTCGAAAGCTGGCCGACCGTATTCGTCAGCAGGGTGCCTATAAAGCCCTGGTGGAGGACGCCCGGGACTCCGACCTTGAATGGTTTTTGGCGGATAGCCGGACGTTGACCCAGCCGCGAATGGCCTACCTTCTTGAGTTCGTTGAGAATCCCGAGGCACAGCAAAGCGTAAGGCGGGTCGCTGATCTGAAAGATCTGTCGCGGACTCTGGAACGACAAAGAAGCGATCTGACCATTTTCGTCCAGGCGCTGGAAGACCAGATCGCAACGCTGGAGGCGGAAGGCGGCAGGGCGGCTGCCAACCTGAATAGCCAACAAGAATCGCTCAGAAGTGCCCTCAAGCGGCTGGAGGGTGCAAACCTGAGCGCGGAACAGAAACAGCGGGTTCGTAGTATGGCGGAAACGCTGTCTGCGTCTGGAAGCAGCCTGGAAGCCTTCGCAGCTCGAATCAAGACTCGCCCATCAGCGCTCAGGGAACAACTTCGTCAGGCGCGGGGGTTGAAAGCAAAGACCGGGGAGTTCCAGGAACGGGTTGCCCGCCTGATCCGTCGATCCGAGGAACTTCTGGACGAGCGAGCCCTGGATTTCGTGGAAGAACAGGACCGTCGAATGGCTTTTTCGCTGGATAAGACCGAGCAGCAAATCGCCCATTTGTATGAGTACCTTGCTCTGGAGAATCTTCAGGAGGGCAAGCGGTGA
- the rnd gene encoding ribonuclease D — translation MTGSNPAVDVPPSPDTIHWLREPAALDQWLENVRGEPLALDTEFERVNTFYPIPGLVQLGFQGDFRLVDPEVAEASARFREVLEDPETPKLLYAMSEDLELFRQWLGIQPQGVLDLQIGAAMAGAGFSLGYARLVESLFGATLDKSATRSDWLARPLSAAQERYAVDDIRFLEPMYRWLLERLQERGLVSAFTEESERFATELGQQDDPRNHYLKLRGGWTLTPQQQGVLRELVHWREQECQRRDRPRNRVLADPLLIAIAEKMPQSIGAISNIQGVPSGAVRRYGDTLLQLVEKGRTADNSGLQRIAPPLTRDQQAYFKLLKRLFVKSAEDADIPVELLAPRKRLEKVVQERNLADQPFFQGWREEILAPARADIEELLAS, via the coding sequence ATGACAGGTTCGAATCCGGCTGTTGACGTTCCCCCGTCGCCAGACACCATTCACTGGCTTCGGGAACCCGCGGCGCTGGACCAGTGGCTTGAAAATGTCAGGGGTGAGCCCTTGGCGCTGGACACCGAATTTGAGCGTGTGAACACTTTCTACCCCATACCCGGCCTGGTCCAGCTCGGCTTCCAGGGGGACTTTCGCCTCGTTGATCCTGAGGTGGCAGAGGCCTCGGCCCGTTTCCGGGAAGTGCTTGAGGATCCGGAAACGCCAAAATTGCTTTACGCCATGAGTGAAGATCTGGAACTGTTCCGTCAGTGGCTGGGCATACAGCCCCAAGGCGTTCTGGATCTTCAAATTGGCGCGGCTATGGCGGGAGCTGGCTTTTCTCTGGGGTATGCGCGCCTGGTCGAATCCCTGTTCGGAGCAACGCTGGACAAATCCGCTACCCGGTCCGATTGGCTGGCAAGGCCATTGTCTGCGGCCCAGGAACGATACGCTGTCGATGATATTCGGTTCCTTGAACCGATGTATCGGTGGCTCTTGGAGCGTTTGCAGGAGCGGGGTCTCGTATCGGCGTTTACCGAGGAATCTGAGCGGTTTGCCACCGAGCTCGGCCAGCAGGATGATCCCCGTAATCATTACCTGAAGCTACGCGGGGGATGGACGCTGACGCCGCAGCAGCAAGGTGTCTTGCGGGAACTCGTGCATTGGCGCGAGCAGGAGTGCCAGCGCCGTGACCGTCCCCGTAACCGGGTACTGGCCGATCCCCTCCTGATTGCCATTGCGGAGAAAATGCCTCAGTCGATCGGAGCAATCTCCAACATTCAGGGCGTTCCTTCGGGGGCGGTGCGACGGTACGGCGACACCCTGCTGCAACTTGTCGAAAAAGGCCGGACCGCGGATAATTCCGGCCTCCAGCGTATAGCGCCCCCGTTAACCCGTGATCAGCAAGCGTACTTCAAGTTGCTGAAGCGCCTGTTTGTAAAGTCTGCCGAAGACGCGGACATACCGGTGGAATTGCTGGCGCCGCGAAAGCGCCTGGAGAAAGTCGTCCAGGAACGTAATCTGGCTGATCAGCCGTTTTTTCAGGGCTGGCGTGAGGAAATTCTGGCACCCGCGAGGGCCGACATCGAGGAATTACTGGCATCATGA
- a CDS encoding YbaB/EbfC family nucleoid-associated protein, protein MMNNMGDLMKKAQQMQEEMQKAQEEIARAEVTGEAGAGLVKVTMNGRHDVRKVEIDPSLLSEEKEILEDLLAAAVNDAVRRVEANQKDKMSGMMSGMGMPPGFKMPF, encoded by the coding sequence ATGATGAACAACATGGGCGACCTGATGAAAAAAGCCCAGCAGATGCAGGAAGAGATGCAGAAGGCCCAGGAAGAGATTGCCAGGGCCGAGGTCACCGGCGAAGCGGGTGCCGGATTGGTCAAAGTGACCATGAACGGTCGTCACGATGTGCGCAAGGTCGAAATTGATCCCTCGCTCTTGTCGGAAGAGAAAGAAATACTGGAGGACCTGCTGGCGGCGGCTGTCAATGACGCCGTACGACGGGTCGAAGCGAACCAGAAGGACAAGATGTCCGGAATGATGTCCGGCATGGGCATGCCCCCTGGCTTCAAGATGCCGTTCTGA
- a CDS encoding AAA family ATPase: MKFTGTENYVATDDLQMAVNAAISLQRPLLIKGEPGTGKTLLAEEMAAALGMRLIPWHIKSTTKAQQGLYEYDAVSRLRDSQLGDEKVKDISNYIVKGKLWEAFEAEEQVVLLIDEIDKADIEFPNDLLLELDRMEFFVYETQQTVKARQRPIVVITSNNEKELPDAFLRRCFFHYISFPDHDTMKDIVDVHFPGLQQEIVRDALEVFFDVRKVPGLKKKPSTSELIDWLKLLMADELSAKMLQEKDTSSALPPLYGALVKNEQDVHLLQKLAFMARRRS, translated from the coding sequence ATGAAGTTTACCGGTACCGAGAATTATGTAGCCACCGATGACCTGCAGATGGCCGTCAACGCGGCAATTTCTCTTCAGCGCCCGCTGCTGATCAAAGGCGAGCCCGGAACCGGCAAGACACTGCTGGCCGAGGAAATGGCTGCCGCACTGGGTATGCGGTTGATTCCCTGGCACATCAAGTCGACCACCAAGGCCCAGCAGGGACTGTATGAGTACGATGCCGTTTCCCGTCTGCGGGATTCCCAGCTTGGCGATGAGAAGGTCAAGGACATCAGCAACTACATCGTGAAGGGCAAGCTCTGGGAGGCGTTTGAAGCCGAGGAGCAGGTCGTGCTGTTGATCGATGAAATTGACAAGGCTGACATCGAGTTCCCCAACGACCTCCTGCTCGAGCTGGATCGCATGGAGTTCTTCGTCTACGAAACCCAGCAAACCGTGAAGGCCCGACAGCGCCCCATCGTGGTCATTACCAGCAATAACGAGAAGGAACTGCCGGACGCATTCCTTCGCCGCTGCTTCTTCCACTACATCAGCTTCCCCGACCACGACACAATGAAAGACATTGTCGATGTTCACTTTCCGGGACTGCAGCAGGAAATTGTTCGGGATGCCCTGGAAGTCTTCTTTGACGTGCGCAAGGTTCCCGGTCTGAAGAAAAAACCGTCCACCTCTGAATTGATTGATTGGCTGAAGTTGCTGATGGCGGACGAATTGTCTGCGAAAATGCTTCAGGAGAAAGACACGAGTTCGGCACTGCCGCCTTTGTATGGCGCACTGGTGAAAAACGAGCAGGATGTTCACCTGCTGCAAAAACTGGCTTTCATGGCCCGTCGTCGCAGCTGA
- a CDS encoding vWA domain-containing protein, with amino-acid sequence MPKLLTLLIFTVTVFPATVHAQEMPAPALSASSDVRIIVDISGSMKENDPDNLRQPAVRLLARMIPDGTTAGLWTFGQYVNMLVPHRSVGADWREQAVERSRQINSVALRTNLGEAIEVASDSYYSTDGLENTHFILLTDGNVDISDDAQVNLREENRILESLVVDLAEQGATFHPIALSAQADAEFLRKLARKSGGRFQIADTADALNRVFLEALNTAVPQEQIPIVGNAFSVDEGVTEYTALVFWGERETRETRQLELIRPDGRTINLQELPDNIRWAREAGYDLMTVSEPMSGDWRINGELGEGSRVTVVSDLRMAVSPVPPTFSEAEPIKLDIAFFEGGERITDPDFLQVLEVRLSITSEDGLSGTKVLSADQPPKNGVFSDTIGKLPAPGLYQLEIIADGQTFGRKFSTRAGFVSEDSTAEGQADAEPHQTAMAGEPDPGASVEQEEPGGESDSIPEPEAPVASAITSPIDISDVEEPETVAARPAGLEDDAVSGLPVPFWAIGAGMGGVGLMALVGLAMKRRQAQRSEQARAAAERETVADLDEEVSEPEASEAEQPIEAPADDGEEAIPELDNTVEEGRQADEEEFGLDDFDLSEFDDLPEYDEKDSERKRDELQPKPEDSDQKK; translated from the coding sequence ATGCCAAAACTCCTGACGCTGTTAATCTTTACCGTCACCGTGTTTCCGGCCACTGTTCACGCTCAGGAAATGCCAGCGCCGGCCCTGTCTGCGTCGTCCGATGTCAGAATCATCGTCGACATATCCGGATCGATGAAGGAAAACGATCCGGATAACCTGCGGCAACCGGCAGTCAGGCTGCTGGCCCGTATGATTCCTGATGGCACAACGGCCGGTCTCTGGACCTTTGGCCAATATGTGAACATGCTGGTTCCACACCGCTCCGTTGGTGCAGACTGGCGTGAACAGGCCGTTGAACGGTCTCGCCAAATCAATTCCGTTGCGCTCAGAACCAATCTGGGCGAAGCCATTGAAGTGGCCAGCGACAGCTATTATTCCACCGATGGCCTTGAGAACACCCATTTCATTTTGCTGACCGATGGCAACGTCGATATTTCAGACGACGCGCAGGTTAATCTGCGAGAAGAGAACCGGATACTGGAATCTCTGGTGGTGGATCTGGCGGAGCAGGGTGCCACCTTTCACCCCATCGCGTTATCAGCGCAGGCGGACGCGGAATTTCTGAGAAAGCTCGCCCGCAAGTCCGGGGGGCGATTTCAGATTGCCGATACGGCAGACGCGCTGAATCGGGTGTTTCTGGAAGCGTTGAATACGGCCGTACCGCAGGAGCAGATACCCATTGTCGGTAATGCCTTCTCTGTCGATGAGGGGGTGACCGAATACACAGCCCTTGTGTTTTGGGGCGAGCGGGAAACCCGCGAAACGCGCCAGTTAGAGCTGATTCGGCCGGATGGAAGAACGATTAACCTCCAGGAATTGCCTGATAACATCCGGTGGGCGCGGGAAGCAGGTTACGATCTGATGACGGTCAGCGAACCAATGTCGGGTGATTGGCGTATCAATGGCGAACTGGGCGAGGGTAGCCGGGTGACCGTTGTCAGTGATCTGAGGATGGCGGTGAGTCCGGTACCCCCGACGTTTTCTGAAGCGGAACCCATCAAACTGGACATCGCGTTCTTTGAGGGTGGGGAGAGAATCACCGATCCCGATTTCCTGCAGGTTCTCGAGGTCAGGCTCAGTATTACGTCCGAGGACGGCCTGAGCGGCACCAAGGTGCTCTCTGCTGACCAGCCACCGAAGAATGGTGTTTTTTCAGACACAATCGGAAAGTTGCCGGCACCCGGTCTTTACCAACTGGAGATAATCGCCGACGGCCAGACATTCGGCCGGAAGTTCAGCACCCGTGCCGGGTTCGTCTCCGAGGACTCGACGGCAGAAGGGCAGGCCGATGCAGAGCCTCATCAGACGGCTATGGCTGGCGAGCCCGACCCTGGAGCGTCCGTCGAGCAGGAGGAGCCGGGCGGAGAGTCGGACTCCATCCCCGAACCCGAGGCCCCAGTAGCGTCGGCGATCACCAGTCCGATCGACATCAGTGACGTTGAGGAGCCCGAGACCGTGGCAGCTCGACCTGCCGGACTGGAAGACGATGCTGTGAGTGGCTTGCCGGTGCCTTTCTGGGCGATCGGAGCAGGTATGGGGGGCGTGGGACTGATGGCGCTTGTTGGGCTGGCGATGAAAAGGCGTCAGGCCCAGCGGTCGGAACAGGCAAGGGCGGCGGCAGAGCGGGAGACCGTGGCGGATCTCGACGAAGAAGTGTCGGAACCTGAAGCGAGCGAAGCAGAACAGCCTATTGAAGCGCCTGCGGATGACGGGGAGGAGGCCATCCCTGAACTCGACAACACGGTGGAAGAAGGCAGGCAGGCCGATGAAGAAGAGTTCGGGCTGGATGATTTCGATCTTTCGGAATTCGATGACCTCCCCGAGTACGATGAGAAGGATTCCGAACGCAAGCGCGACGAGCTCCAACCGAAACCCGAAGATTCAGATCAGAAAAAGTAA
- a CDS encoding YcgN family cysteine cluster protein, whose translation MIAQIPFWQRKRLEEMSAAEWESLCDGCGKCCLNKLEDEDTGEVYHTDLVCRYMDEATCRCTVYSERLKKVPGCTVLTADTVTDYHWLPYTCAYRTLAEGRPLADWHPLRSGDPATVHEAGVSIRGKVVPEDQVPEEDWEEHIIHWII comes from the coding sequence ATGATAGCCCAGATTCCCTTCTGGCAGCGAAAACGCCTCGAAGAAATGAGTGCGGCTGAATGGGAATCCCTGTGCGACGGGTGCGGCAAATGCTGCCTGAACAAGCTTGAAGACGAGGACACGGGCGAGGTCTATCACACCGATCTGGTCTGCCGGTACATGGATGAAGCAACCTGTCGGTGCACCGTATACTCCGAGCGGCTGAAGAAGGTGCCCGGTTGTACAGTGCTGACAGCCGATACCGTCACCGACTACCATTGGCTTCCATACACCTGTGCTTACCGCACATTGGCCGAAGGCAGGCCGCTGGCGGACTGGCATCCCTTGCGTAGCGGAGACCCTGCCACGGTCCATGAGGCGGGTGTGTCCATCCGGGGCAAGGTCGTTCCGGAGGATCAGGTGCCTGAAGAGGACTGGGAAGAACACATCATTCACTGGATTATTTAA
- a CDS encoding YcgL domain-containing protein, with product MKEREFVSVFRSSKKNNTYLFVRRGQVWEDLPESLRGIFGQPVHSMDLVMTPDRKLARTTGKQVLDALAEKDFYLQMPEEQDSYVVDFRKKLERRDR from the coding sequence ATGAAAGAACGGGAATTTGTTTCTGTTTTCCGCAGCAGCAAGAAAAACAACACCTATCTCTTTGTGCGTCGTGGGCAGGTCTGGGAGGATCTACCGGAGAGTCTCCGGGGGATTTTCGGCCAGCCGGTACACTCGATGGACCTGGTCATGACGCCGGATCGAAAATTGGCGCGGACCACAGGCAAACAGGTACTGGACGCGCTGGCAGAGAAGGATTTCTACCTGCAAATGCCCGAGGAGCAGGACAGTTACGTGGTTGATTTTCGGAAAAAGCTGGAGCGTCGCGACCGATGA
- a CDS encoding vWA domain-containing protein → MLIDFFLEVRRAKVPASLREFLDLLEALQNRLAFADMEDFYYLARLCLVKDERHFDKFDRAFKAYFEGIENLEDLMEMLIPDDWLRAEFEKHLSEEDKAKIDSLGGLEELIETFKKRMEEQNERHAGGNKWIGTGGTSPFGADGYNPEGFRIGQKNGRHGRAVKVWEKRAFKDLDDSITLGIRNIKVALRRLRKFARQGAADQLDMDDTIRSTARNAGYLDLKMVPERHNAVKVLIFFDVGGSMDPHIRVCEELFSAARLEFKHMEYFYFHNFIYESVWTNNIRRMNETTSTYDILHKYSPDYKVIFVGDATMAPYEISHPGGSIEHWNEEAGATWFQRISDHFRKVVWLNPLPESYWGNGGSLGMTRQLVEDHMYPLTIDGLESAMKHLSK, encoded by the coding sequence ATGTTGATTGATTTTTTTCTCGAAGTGCGGCGGGCGAAGGTGCCCGCCAGTCTACGCGAGTTCCTGGACCTTCTGGAGGCTCTTCAGAATCGTCTGGCGTTTGCCGACATGGAAGATTTTTATTACCTGGCGCGTTTGTGTCTGGTAAAGGATGAGCGTCATTTCGACAAGTTCGACCGTGCGTTCAAGGCCTACTTTGAAGGCATCGAGAATCTTGAAGATCTGATGGAGATGCTGATCCCGGATGACTGGCTGCGCGCCGAGTTCGAAAAGCATCTGTCTGAGGAAGATAAAGCCAAAATCGATTCTTTGGGCGGACTTGAGGAACTCATTGAGACCTTCAAGAAGCGCATGGAAGAGCAGAACGAGCGGCACGCCGGTGGCAACAAATGGATTGGCACGGGTGGAACCTCGCCATTTGGTGCGGATGGCTACAATCCCGAAGGCTTTCGTATCGGCCAGAAGAACGGTCGTCACGGACGAGCTGTCAAAGTCTGGGAGAAGCGTGCCTTCAAGGATCTGGATGACAGCATCACCCTGGGTATCCGGAACATCAAAGTTGCCCTGCGTCGGCTTCGGAAGTTCGCCCGCCAGGGCGCGGCCGATCAGCTTGATATGGATGACACCATCCGGTCGACTGCCCGAAATGCGGGGTACCTCGATCTGAAAATGGTGCCGGAGCGGCATAATGCCGTGAAAGTGCTTATTTTCTTCGATGTTGGTGGCTCGATGGATCCGCATATCCGGGTGTGCGAGGAGTTATTCTCGGCGGCGCGTCTTGAGTTCAAACACATGGAGTACTTTTACTTCCACAACTTCATTTACGAGAGTGTCTGGACCAACAACATTCGGCGGATGAACGAGACCACCAGCACTTACGACATCCTTCACAAATACTCACCGGACTACAAAGTCATTTTCGTGGGGGATGCCACCATGGCGCCCTATGAGATTTCCCACCCGGGTGGTTCGATCGAACACTGGAACGAGGAAGCTGGTGCAACCTGGTTTCAGCGGATCTCGGATCATTTCCGCAAGGTGGTATGGCTTAACCCGTTGCCCGAGAGTTATTGGGGGAATGGGGGCTCACTGGGTATGACGCGCCAATTGGTCGAGGATCATATGTACCCGCTGACCATCGACGGCCTCGAATCGGCCATGAAGCATCTGAGCAAATAA
- the recR gene encoding recombination mediator RecR, which yields MAFSPLVDELVESLRCLPGVGQKTAQRMAFHLLERGRTGGSRLSDALSNAMTGVRRCDSCQNFADTEICGICDNTARRTGTLCVVESPSDLLAIEQAGDYRGGYFVLMGHLSPIDGVGPEEIGIERLINRVNAEGITELILATNPTVEGEATAHYIADRLDGRDILITRLAHGIPVGGELGYVDGFTLTHAFRGRKPLSE from the coding sequence ATGGCCTTCAGCCCGCTCGTAGATGAACTGGTGGAATCGCTTCGGTGCTTGCCTGGAGTAGGGCAAAAGACCGCTCAGCGCATGGCGTTTCACTTGCTGGAACGGGGGCGCACAGGTGGCAGCCGGCTTTCGGATGCTCTGAGTAATGCCATGACTGGCGTGAGGCGATGTGACAGTTGCCAGAATTTCGCGGATACCGAGATCTGCGGAATCTGTGACAATACCGCCCGACGCACCGGTACACTTTGCGTGGTTGAGAGCCCCTCTGACCTGCTGGCCATTGAACAAGCTGGCGACTACCGCGGTGGCTATTTCGTCCTGATGGGCCATCTTTCGCCCATTGATGGGGTGGGCCCGGAAGAAATCGGCATCGAGCGCTTGATTAATCGTGTGAACGCGGAGGGCATCACCGAGCTTATACTGGCGACCAACCCGACGGTAGAGGGCGAAGCTACCGCCCATTACATTGCCGATCGGCTCGATGGTCGCGATATCCTCATCACTCGCCTTGCCCACGGCATTCCAGTGGGAGGCGAGCTGGGTTATGTAGACGGCTTTACCCTGACGCACGCTTTCCGCGGACGCAAACCACTCTCCGAATAA
- a CDS encoding AraC family transcriptional regulator, with the protein MFGKKSTPKRRVSAWSALLTGIVSLGAVSQWAFAAAVDQDIEQLRAQVSEHSAQVFALEQKLLHPADTRMAVFLTLGSREALDLDSIELFVDGQPVVSHLYSDRERGSLEAGGIQQLFVGNLSNGEHELKAVVTARSAKDHFVRRETIHRFLKRPGTLRLQMSLEAQAPSYEPRVSFVEWK; encoded by the coding sequence ATGTTCGGCAAAAAATCAACACCAAAGCGCCGGGTAAGCGCCTGGAGCGCGTTGCTTACCGGCATAGTGAGCCTGGGCGCAGTATCCCAGTGGGCGTTCGCAGCAGCCGTCGACCAGGACATAGAACAACTGCGGGCACAGGTTTCGGAGCATTCCGCTCAGGTGTTTGCTCTTGAGCAGAAGCTCCTCCACCCGGCGGACACGCGGATGGCAGTTTTCCTGACACTCGGCAGCCGAGAGGCTCTGGACCTGGATTCCATCGAGTTGTTTGTTGACGGCCAACCCGTTGTTTCCCACCTCTACTCCGACAGGGAGAGGGGCTCCCTGGAGGCTGGCGGCATTCAGCAGTTGTTCGTGGGCAACCTCTCGAACGGCGAACATGAGCTGAAGGCGGTCGTTACCGCACGTTCGGCGAAGGATCATTTTGTTCGTCGCGAAACCATCCACCGATTCCTGAAACGTCCTGGCACCTTGCGGCTTCAGATGAGTCTGGAGGCGCAGGCACCCAGTTACGAACCCCGAGTATCGTTTGTCGAGTGGAAGTAA